In Nilaparvata lugens isolate BPH chromosome 13, ASM1435652v1, whole genome shotgun sequence, the sequence tttattgtacaaaaaactggatttttataaaattttgcatggtagaaattattattcaatcgtATCAGTAGTCACTAACTTAAAATTTTCTTTCCACGTAGCCAATGTTCTAAATGAATTTCAACATCTACATAGAATTCTCTTGAATTTACTATtccttattttgaaatatttcattctcCTATAAttgtaaaaactttttttaaatatgcaCAACACTTTAAATCTTCAATCTAGCTTCACTTTGCTTCAATctagaaaattttatgaaaacaggaaataatatttcatgatagaaaataaatacagtatacaaAAACAAATAGAGTTTTAGGGTTTCTGCAGATCACcatcagaaataaaaataaaataaatgagggAAAATAATAAAGGGAGAGTATATCcctacatttttacaataaattcccCCTACAAGGTCGATTATTGTTATGTAATGTCTACTGCTTCACTattgttatatatatatgttgttTTTAATGTAGAAGTTATATCATTGTGACTCAGGTTTATGCTACAAGAGGATTATCATTGTGATATGCCATTGTTACTTCTGGTtctgtttttataattaatatactCAAAAAATTTACggtattgtatttttcatcattgtaaaaaataagcACAACTCGCACTCCGCGTTCAGATTTTTCTTTGCGGGTGCTATTTTTCCGTAAATTAttagttaatttttgttttgtaaagtgtttttatggaaataaattttgatttgatttaccttgattttagtttttttttcatgattATAACGTCAACTTTTTGCAGATTTCCTCCTCTGTCGCCAATGTGGTACGGACCTTGCCTCTGCCAATACGATTGTCAGCTATCTAAGTCCGGCCGCCGAGGGACGTAAAAACGTCACACTTTTTGGTCTACAGAACGTTTTGCTGCAAACTCTGAGAAATCCGCTGAACATCAAGTTTCAAGTAATTACACTTACCAAGGCCAACTGTATTGGCACTGGACACTGGAACGTTGATGACTCCTGGTTTCCAGGCTATGCATGGAAGACCTGTCTCTGCACGCATTGTAACAATCATCTAGGATGGTCagtatttttgttcattttaacattatttaattgatcattttatttaatgaattatGTTGACATAACGAGGTTAGTTTTCCATTAaacttccggtagtcgcgccctactcaatcacacgagcagtcgcgtatagtactttttacaacatccaattttccaagtgtaaaggtgcgtacagactttcgctctgctccgcaaccgaacgtcactccagcagagcgattaatgatcgaccggggagcaacagtggttcgtccggggaacgcgagaagatctaacatcttccgtaacgttcaagATGGGTGCGGGGGCGgggcgactgtggttcgatggagaggaacgagggcggtacgagggcggagcgtgctcggtgcgggttggaggcgcccttatgtgtacgcagctttatgtactctactgtcaaaacatattaatttattgtataattactttttccatatttttggattattttacgcctatgaacagttggatgattaccatttcatagcccaataaggtacaccaagcaaagccatcaattctgtgttattggttcgtttacagtccccgtacacagtctttccctatcttatgtacagtgcgacttatgcactgtcgcgactaaatggcacctaaagactgaaccattgctcggttgatactgtaactcagtggagtgatggggagaaagttttggaatgcattggtgactcattcactgactccaccccatccaatagttttgtgcagcaaaagaactgacactgttgtactttttacagcgcgactgccggaagggtaaatcatatttatgataatatttctacaaataaatacaaACGTTtctaattaatgataatattcgtatggcttttattggtggggagtccctgacggaagttccacctcgtcTGTATAtgatttaagccgtcaatgggtcttacgactgtcatacttcagccgggactgacagtttaacgtgcctaTCCGATAACAAGGGAGTGACCTGTTTAAAACCCTTTTGGTGATGAAACGGGTTTAAACCGGGGAGCTCtaggctgctacgcaagcactctatccactggTTCACTCCatcattctatttcaatttacgGTGACATTCATACTTTACTAGAGTTTTGATCTTAAATTCGATttcatgtgaaatatttgtttaataagCTCTACAGCCCAttgtgggctttggcctcctccacaacattcctccaaacatttctatccattataaatcctctacatcaaatcaatcaaatcatccCTTATCTCATCTTCCCATCGTATTCTTGGTCTGCCTTGTTTTCTTCTCGAGTGAAGCTTCTCTTTAAGCAGTATTTTTGGCATTCTGGTTTCATCCAtcctataaaataatatgtCCGAACCATCTTAGTCTCTGTGCCTTTATGAAGCGTAATATACTACGGccttttattaatatttcaagttcagcattggttcttcttctccactctTCTCCTTGTTTAACAAGACCGTACACTTTTCTAAGCACCTTTCGTTCGAATACACTTAAACTGTGTTGGTCTTTCCTAGTCAAAGTTCACGATTTAGAGCTATATGTGAAATATTGTATATGGtaaataaaatttggaaaatattgagttCATAGTATTTGTGCTCATACatcttcaaattattttcaattaataatagtaaaagggtaggcctactaagatttttatttttctttatatttctataaaagtagctcTATACAGATAAGAGATAAAGTACAATACGTGTATGTGCATTCAACTTGAGttttttctacaaataaaacTGTCCACCTCGAGGCTACAAGATATAACATGAACCTCAACCCCTCAAACGGTAGAAGAGAGGCTGGCGTGGTAGGGATGTAAGGGTGGaatgtctctctcacacatcttcCCTTCTCACTCTGCATGAATACGGCCAATGTAGAGAATTTTCGAAGTGAGGGTACCGGCTGCGGGCTGCCTAGAACGAACTGACCATACTCCTACCCCCACCCTAAAGAATTCAGAGTTGAGTTTCATGTGATGGGAGTCCGAAGGTTCGCGGCCTCtataagaaaatataaaaacctctaaattaaaaataaaacttattgTGTTTCCTCCttgtttcattatcaatcaaaTTGAACGCAGACCGTCTGCGTCAATGGAGAGTGGTCTAATGTAATTTTCCTGAAGTATGGCATACCTCAAGGATCCGTCCTGGGTCCTCTATTATTCCTTATAAGTATCAATGATTTGCCTCACAATGTTTCGAGCAGAGCAGTATTATATGCGGATGATACTACCTTTTTGAATGTCTCTAATGATATAGCTAAGCTCTCAAATGTTGTTAATAACTCACTTGATGAAGCAGGAGCCTGGTTCAGAGCAAATGGATATCTTTTAAATGCTAATAAGACTGAAAATGTCATATTTAGTCTGAGACCATATGATAATGAATATACTCAGCAGgatattgtaaataatgttaAATTTTTAGGGGTACACATTGATCATCAACTGACCTGGGGAAAAcacattgattatttaaaagcTAGGCTTTCAAGAGTCATCTATCTCATTGGACGTCTGAAGCAATGTGTGACTCCACATAGTGTGAGAATGGCTTACTTTGCGTTTTTTCAGTCCCTTATTAAATACTGTCTTCTTGTATGGGGCAATTCTCCGAGGGTTGCAGAGATATTGAGGTTGCAAAAGAAAGTTGTTAGAATTATCAATGCTTCAGGTCCCTTGGATCACTGTAAgcctatatttataaaattgaatattaagaCTGTCATCAATCTTTATATCTTTGAACTTGCTGCTTACTCTTTAAAGAAATTACCAGAAACAACTCTTAATGAACATGTCCACTCACACAGCACACGTAATAGGGGTAGAATGAATTTCCAATATTGCAGATTAAGTAAATCTCTTAATAGTCACTGTATAATGTACAAAAAGGTTTACAATAATTTGTTGGGGTCCATTAacaaatatgataatatgacTTTTCTCAATAAACTGGATATTTGGCTGAGTGAAAATCCTTTCTATGACATTGAGGAATTCTTTGAGCATCCACATATAATTATTTAGTGTTAAGTATTAGAAGTGCTGAAGTGTTGTTTCAGTcaattctgttattcaattccAAATTTTATTGTCTGTCCTGGtgttatttttaaagtttatttatttttaatgtttaaattctatatatattatgtttttattcatcTCGGCTTTAGACTAAGGACTATGCTCCGTTTTcatgactttgtcaatacatgtataattgtgaacgacaataaaaacatttgatttgatttgaacatACGAATTTGAAGACTATATTAAATTTAAACAAGATTTTATTCTTTGAATCATTGACTACTCAAGGTATTTATTGGGATTTAATTAACTATagctttaaaaattttaatttttccagGTTGTTTGAACCCATAGCTACAGCACATAACGGTCGTCAATACACATCTAGCAAAGGATTCTATGCTCTAATCTTAGACAACGTGATCAGTGAATTTTGtaagtattttcaataataattatttccgtTGAAGATACCATATTACTTGAATTTTACCGTGGATGCTATCCAATTCCATCATAATTCTAAACATTTTTATTGcagctttaaaaaatatatttcctctACTTTAATTCCAATATTGCACTTGTcatataattgtattataataatattgtaaaacatgtcagtgttgtgaataaatttcaatttcagtcAATCTCAATCAATCATCATGATTCATCAACTATCAACTTTAATTCTGTTGATAAATATTACATGATGAATAcaattatttaattgaattgtcaaATGAAAATGGTATAACATAACATAATACAGCTTAATATTTTCTGATCAAAAGATAGCTGTATAGCTGAAATTGTCATCATActaaaaaacacaaattgacAAAGTCATCTAATCAAAATTCAATCTGCTAAAAACATAACTAGATTTTTGTCtctaatattcattctacaagtaaattacataaaattgaagaatcccattattttttcaagattgaCAGTTCTACAGCTAAAAATTTATGAGAACTTTTACCCAAAACTAAagtgatatttttaataataccGTACATCATCTGTGGTTGTCAAATCAAGACTTATTTACATTTTACTATATTGAACCTTTATCACatcaataatacaaattataatttatatctggaaatttattttatgatacaAACTAAAATTGCTGTAACAAATGTcacattaaaattgaaaattataatttttgtatttctttGTTTGTTGCAGATTCCAACTCACTTCTAGCTACACCGAAGCACACATTCCATATTAAGAAACAGCACCAGGATTTATAACAAACATAATATCCATTTCAATCCCTTGAATTATTTCAGGAAGAGCAGCCGACTTGGTAACgaatagaaaactttttcaaatattgaattctcACAAAAAAGGACTGTACAATTTGAAGGAAACTAACATAGAGGTGATACAAATCATCAGCCGAATTGATTACAAACAAAAAGTCTCTTGAGTTTGCACTGCAGATTAACAGAGATTCACAAAAAACTTCTCAAATATTAAATTTGCAGGTTAATTAAGTCGAGTAACAAAGATTTACTGTAGTAATCTAACTAGTAACTGCAGAACTTGGaacaaatttacataaagggTTTTACAATTCGTGCAAAAAAGTCGAGGTTGGTGAAAATATagttttttctaataaaaacCAAGATGGCAGCCATTGTAGCAAGTTACACCGAGGAGCAGCTGAAATTTCTTCAAGAATGTGAGGAAGAATTCAAAGATAGATACACTGATGCCGATCCGCTCTACGTTAAAGTGAGAGATCAACCACCCACAACTCCGCCAATAGAATATCCATTCATCGTTTACAATCGAGACAGGGATCGTAGGGGTCGCGGCGGGAGGGGTGGCTACGGTAGATATAATAACCGTGACCGTTACTCGGGGAGCCGTGACCGTTACTCCGGTAACCGTGATTACGGGAACCGCGACCGAGGGTACGGTAACCGAGACTACAACAGGGACCGTGACCGTGATGGCTATAACCGTGACAGTTACAACCGTGAAGAAGGGAGCCGTAGAGGCTATTCCGACAGTAACCGTGACCGTGGTGATAGTAACCGTGACCGTGGTGATAGTAACCGTGACCGTGGTGATAGTAACCGTGACCGTGGTTTCGATAGTAACCGAGACCGTGGTTTCGATAGTAACCGTGATCAAAGTGGTTACCGTGATAATCGTGACCAAGGTGGCCGTGACCAATTCAACAGGGATGAAAGTCTGCGTGAACGTTACAACATGAGGCGTGATGAAAGTAACCAGGATGGGAACCGTGACGAGAGTAACAGCCTTAAACGTCACCATGATGAAAGTAACAATTACCCTGATGGAAGTAACTGATAACCATAAAAATAACTTCTAACCGATCTTAGGAGGggaactgtaatattttcaactaaGGTTATTGTGATTGTGTGTAAAGTAACAGTTCCAACAGCCGTAAACGTCACTATATTGACAGTAGGCTGAAGAAGTCGCTTATGGACAGGGAATGTAGAGACGGAAAGCAACTGGCTGCCAGtgctttccattatcatcatGTCATTTCCCATCTAGACGGGTTTCTGGTGAATGGAAATTGACATAATGAAAAGCCAATGACTGCCAGTAACTTTACATCTCTACTTTCCGTGTCCATAAACAGCTCAGTGATAATGGAAAATTTCTAAGAAAACCTAGTGACTCATTcatgttaaaatatttattgtcttTCCAAACTAATTCAAAGTTAAAATATGATTGGTTAAAGTTGAAAATCAAAGAGAAAAGGGACATTAGACTAGAAAACTGTAATTCATCATTGTAGAATTTTATGCTGTTTGAATGTGTgctttttgattgaaaattgtataatagGTATTGATATGGAAATACTGTGGGCCCATtcttgaaatagaaaatatgaatttttttaataggcaatgatattatttatgagtctatttgaattttcatcatatcattatatttgaatttattattcaaagataattgatataatattcgattcattgccattcaattttattttgttctcagcatttatttagagattttttggaattgtagtaattattcataatgtAGGTCATTGATTAGAACTACTTAAATTATCACATCATTGACAATATAAGTATGGCATGGATATTGTATTTTGAAGTTTGCagcagaataaaaaataatattttaaattccaCTTTAGTGTTATTTCATCAAATCTTCATTacaatacatatttttttaatgaatcatCTAGTATCATTTGAGTTGTTTTTCTGAAGACACAATATTTTTCGGCTATGAATCCAAACTCAAGGGTcagttgaaaaaaatgtttttagaaATTAACTAAAATGGTACCTACTAACAATTACTATTGattcataaaaaaaaatacCCTGAAGAAACGTAATATATCCTGTTTATGAAAATGGTTTCTAGATTAATAGATGTTTCTCAGAAATATACAATGGGTGATAGATCTATTAATCTATAAATCTAGGTAAttagaatattaattataataaaggaagtaCAGTATTAATAATGTATCATAATATGATGTACACATTATGTACACGGTGGAACAGAGAGATTTCAAAATGAGCAAACTtgaagccgcgtttacaccaaagttattaacaaaatgttaataacttaatccttatagattctattagattgaacgaaacttgacaatcacatatgatcatcatgtgtatgatgagttatgttcaatctaatagaatctataaggattaagttattaacattttgttgaaaactttggtgtaaacgcagctttatgaataaattcttcgtaaaataacatcatagtaaccttttttgaaaagtttttaatataaaataacagattaaaaacacaaattgaaactattattaaaacatttatctgaaatttatttttaaaactttaaaatgatGTGAAACATTGAAACTAGATGTCTTAATTTGTGTTttaatatgttattttatattaaaaacttttcaaaaaaggttaggcctactatgatgttattttacaaataagaaATTAAGTAGTcctgatatgaataattatttataacacACCCAGTTGCATAATCAGAGTAgtctaatttaaaaaaaatctgattggttctcgtagaatttaattattattaaaattgaacatacTTTTGTGTAACCGGGACTTTTAGATTCACATTTTCGCAGAAATCAATTACTGTaataaataaaacttgatagaaGTATTAATTGGAATATTCATAATACACATTTCAAAGGTGATAGTTTTTATTATGATAAACGTATTGTTAAAATAATGTGAACATTTTTACATCCATCAACTATAGCATTCAACATTTAACTAAACATATTAATAGTTGAACTAATAGATAACCTCAGTTGAGCGTAGAAATAGTTCATCAGGAGCAATACATGCCTACGGCGAGTAGAAAATTTAATAGACACAGCCAAGTATACATACAATTATTTGCAGATTTATATAAAAAGCATGCAAATAGAATAGAAGTAAGATACaacattcaataattgaagtttATTGCGATTCGagagataattttgaaaatgcgaATAATTGGCTTTGAATCGACCAGACTTAGTCAtacaatttttatcaacaaaACAGTTCCGTGAGATAGAAAAACAAAATGTTCAAAACACCTACATAAACgtgttatttaaaaataaatatcaagaTTTTACTATTCTCACCCTACTACCAAGGTAAGTTAAGCACATTCTATTGCTTttccaaaacttgaaaaatcagaactagcatttgattgatatttttggCAAGCGCTAATCTAATTAATAGTAAAAAATGTTTCACATCGACATATAAGCTTCCTAAAATTAATACAACTATTTATTCCAAGTACAGTAGAAACAATGTAGTAGTAGGTCACCTTAATGACTTGAAATATAAAGTATGTAAGTGGATTAGTTTAATACctcataaaataatagaatcctacatatactgtaataaatattcatgaGTAAACTCTATGGTAACAAAGTACTCGTATTTGCAGAGATGTTCTATAAAACAAAAGGTTGTTCTATAAAAACTCTTTgctgaataatgattatttttggaTCACAACTCCTCAATAAAAGGTATAAGTGTTTagtattgaaaacttgataatcaatataatcatcgtggtaaaataatttcttgatgGGTATAAACTATGAGgagaatatgaaataaattgaaagtagCCTAATAACATATTCTGGCTATTTTGATGAAGGGTAAAACTATGCTATATTGATAATTTGTGACATCGATCTTCATAAAATATCAACCACATAGTTACGAATTCTCACTTCAAATCTAAGACGTGAAATCGATACAAGACTAAAAAAGAAGTATCAAAGATATATGCAGTAAAAAATGTTTTAGCCATCAGCCTTTAAAACAAGAAGAAGTATTTCCaatgaatagaattattatgtaatctAATTATAGGATATTTCCACACAGACTACCTACAGATTAATCTTTGGATTTGCTACTTGGTAGTATTTCACTTGACGAATTCAGAAAGAAGTGTTTTCACAGGTATACAATCAATTCAGAATTCACAGTTTCACAATTTGATATCAGTAACATTttatcaacaatgaataaaatatcataatttgttAAAACTATAGCCCGGtggcacaaaagccggtttaattttaaccgtgattaattccacgagaaccaatcagagaagtgcgtttttgaaaagacggcttctctgattggttctcgtggaattaatcacggttaaaatttaaccggcttttgtgcaaccagcactatgaataatatttgtaatattattattgtactacatcaaatattatcaataaaggTGACTTCACAGTATCAATATTTGTGGTGTGATGTCTATTAGCCTATTTTTAATTGGGAGTTTTGATGTTGGTGATAATACAAACACTTATCTATTTCTATTCTAAATCTACTGATACAACAGCCAGTAATTACAAAATGTGatgtttaaaaatatatttctttggAAATTGATGTGATATTGAGAATGTTTTGATAAGATTTAGGTTGTAACATGTTTGAAAACCTAGCTTCAGTTTTGATTAGGTTTAGTAGCTACTGGGTTACACCAAGCCACAGTAAAATATAAGCACATCATCGGAATTAGGATGTTTATTGTGTAGAGTGCTATCAATATACAATGAATCTAGATTCTACAGGAATCGAAACTCTTGTAGATTGACTACTGAATCCTGTGAAAAGTGTAGACTGTTGTAGAGTCTTGAAACACGGACACATTGATCTATATAGATTCTGCTCCTAGGCAGAACACTATAAAATAcacatttataaatttgaacaattgatAGCAGTGATAATTCGCCTCAACCattatgagaaatatttttaaaaagagTGGATTAAtatgaaacatttcaaaacaaccAAATAAAAGTTTCCATTAAATAGTGCacaacaaattattttttctctctaaaAAGAGTACaagaaatatttcttttcaaataataacCAAATAAAAGTTTTCATCAAATAGTGTAcaaaaaattcttttttttttattaaaaaatcactTGAATAAAATAGTCTAAAAACTAAAAGTTTCAGTTAAGTACTTAAAAAAAGTACTCCACCTTCTCTAATACTAAATATATATCTAAAAACACAACTAGCTGAAATGAACTAAACAACGAATACTTTGTGCTTGCATGAACTGCATAAACTATCAAAATTCCTATCCTTTACAATTTAGAGTAATTATCCAAACCAAATAACATAGGCGCAAATAGAAATTTAGATATTACAATGCTGGGTCACGTTTTGGATAACATAGAAATCAATCAGACCTTGCTTCGTTTCTGTTTGTGCAGTCCAATTTATCCCCATGTTGCACAAAACCTCTAGCTTTTATGTAAGGTAATTGAGCCTGCATTTTTGTTCAGGGCGTGcctcatttctatgattaactCATTATTGGAATAGAAACTGTCTTTCATAAATTCTATCTTAACACTACATGTAAATACAACagggtaaataataataatagtgactagATAATATTTTACCTCTTTACTTAACGTGAGAGGGTTTTAAGTGAGACTGGTAGTTCGGGAAGTGTCGGGGTGTTGGACTACTCCTAagttaacaatattataataattatacattcaaCAATTCAAAGGACCAGTTTGTAATACCAAAACTCCCTGGGACACATTTCACAACTCATCAGCAATATAATTACTAATTACAGTTTTAGTAATGTATATTATGTTCTTCGGCAGATAAGGAAACCATTTGAAGTAGAGACTAACTAAGGGTTTCTATAGTTCATTCCGACGTTCTTTTCAGACCTATCAAAGCAATGTTATTTTCTTTTGAACAGTCACTTTTACGCTTGTAATCAAATAACTACTAAGGTACGGTCGCACAacagccgattaaattttaaccgcgattaattctacgagaaccaatcagagaaaagacggcttctctgattggttctcgtagaattaatcacggttaaaatttaaccggctgttgtgcaaccggtactaaacgtttttgttgacaactttttacGTTCTTGTTTTTCAGCCACCAAAACCAGTTCGAGTTATCTGATTTGGCAGCCTTATTTTTGTAGCTTCAAACCCTTATTTTTTGTAACAAtcaatttggttataatttagACATTTAGCTGTTATTCTATCAACGATTTTCAGTACCGTATGTATTGAATTTtggtaattatattttaatatattagcCCTAAATTTGTATCCTTTGAcattaattgaaacttttttgtgaatatatttcaaattcaaatatttttgtctgGTTTATGTTGCTAGCCAAACATTGAGTCAATGTAAGAACCTTACATATTTTATACATCAATATATCATCCAATCgttattttcaactttgagatttttatattgagatttaaaacttgtttaaataaatattgcaaTATTTCATTCCTGAATTTGAATCTTTTCGTGATTCTGCTACAAGAACCAATAGGAAAATACATATTTGAAAGCTTCTCTGATagtttctcatgaaatttattcacaagtCTTAACTTTTTCATGATCGATTTCAACTTCAAATCTTCCTACTCTGGTTTACTTTGACTGCCAAACATTCTGTCCATGTATGAACATGAACACACCCATAAGAAACAATTCCACTCTTTTTCTGCccaaaaaaatatttagaagCACCCAATTTGTGCAAATTCTCATAGGAAACAATAATTCTACTATTCTTCTGCtcgaattcataaaaaaatcagcGAATGTGTGAACACATCTAAAGCTGCATACATAAATGAGTGCCACGTCATTTTCACTTTACATTaactgattatatctgtattttatacagaaacagtaagataaaGATATAATGAGCGTagtatcagctgatgaaaagtgaaatacgCATGTTCTTGGTGCTCAAGTCTGTTATCAGCTCATCAGAAACAATTGTATTCTTTTTCCCCAAGAATTAGTGGGATATAGTTACTGGTTCTAAGACAACCTTGCTTAAGGACAAAGTCTTCCCAGAAGATGAGATGATATCCTAATCTAATTCTTTGGAAATCACCGCATGTGTGAACACATCCATAggaaacaattttatttttttccgaCTCAATTAAATAGAAAGCACCCGTTCACTCTATCGTATCTCAACCTCGATATAGCCGAGTATGCAGGTGAGACACACAAAGTGCCCAAATTACTAATGTATAATTCCGGGTTCTTTTCAATCCAATTGGAAAGCACCCATGTATGAATACGCccaaaaaaacaatttcattattttccatccgaattcattgaaaagcaccCTATGTGTGAATACACACatataaaacaatttattgttttcttcTCCGCCCagattaattattggaaatcatCTGTTTCCTCTATCGTATCTCAGCCTCTATGCAGCCGAGTATACAGGTGGGACAGGCAAAGTGTCTGATCATCTGCGGCTGTTGATAGAGGTGTTGCAGCGCATGCGCAGTGGCGGGCAGCGAGTGAAGCGAGTTCGCAGCGCCCAGGGTGGCCTTGT encodes:
- the LOC111057891 gene encoding uncharacterized protein LOC111057891 isoform X2, with the protein product MYSASCLASAIFFILLTSCVSKNEEIKPTVDFLLCRQCGTDLASANTIVSYLSPAAEGRKNVTLFGLQNVLLQTLRNPLNIKFQVITLTKANCIGTGHWNVDDSWFPGYAWKTCLCTHCNNHLGWLFEPIATAHNGRQYTSSKGFYALILDNVISEFYSNSLLATPKHTFHIKKQHQDL
- the LOC111057891 gene encoding uncharacterized protein DDB_G0290685 isoform X1, encoding MAAIVASYTEEQLKFLQECEEEFKDRYTDADPLYVKVRDQPPTTPPIEYPFIVYNRDRDRRGRGGRGGYGRYNNRDRYSGSRDRYSGNRDYGNRDRGYGNRDYNRDRDRDGYNRDSYNREEGSRRGYSDSNRDRGDSNRDRGDSNRDRGDSNRDRGFDSNRDRGFDSNRDQSGYRDNRDQGGRDQFNRDESLRERYNMRRDESNQDGNRDESNSLKRHHDESNNYPDGSN